Proteins co-encoded in one Pseudomonas fluorescens genomic window:
- the trmD gene encoding tRNA (guanosine(37)-N1)-methyltransferase TrmD, with translation MFSAIGDYGITSRAVKQGLLQLTCWNPRDYTTDRHHTVDDRPFGGGPGMVMKIKPLEDALVQAKAAAGEAAKVIYLSPQGRQLTQSAVRELAKSDALILIAGRYEGIDERFIDAHVDEEWSIGDYVLSGGELPAMVLIDAVTRLLPGALGHADSAEEDSFTDGLLDCPHYTRPEVYADQRVPDVLLSGNHAHIRRWRLQQSLGRTYERRADLLESRSLSGEEKKLLEEYIRERDDS, from the coding sequence ATGTTTTCCGCCATCGGCGACTACGGCATCACCAGTCGAGCGGTCAAACAGGGGCTCTTGCAGCTGACCTGTTGGAATCCGCGGGATTACACGACGGATCGGCATCACACTGTGGACGATCGCCCGTTTGGCGGTGGTCCGGGCATGGTGATGAAGATCAAGCCCCTGGAAGATGCTCTGGTTCAGGCCAAGGCAGCAGCCGGGGAGGCGGCGAAGGTGATTTACCTGTCCCCCCAAGGCCGTCAACTGACTCAGTCGGCGGTACGCGAACTGGCGAAATCGGATGCATTGATCCTGATTGCCGGTCGCTATGAAGGCATTGACGAGCGATTTATTGATGCTCATGTCGATGAAGAGTGGTCGATTGGGGACTATGTCCTGTCTGGCGGCGAGCTGCCGGCGATGGTCCTGATAGATGCGGTTACACGACTGCTGCCCGGAGCTTTAGGGCATGCGGACTCCGCGGAGGAAGATTCCTTTACGGATGGTTTGCTGGATTGCCCGCACTACACACGACCGGAGGTGTATGCGGATCAGCGTGTTCCCGACGTATTGCTAAGTGGCAATCACGCACACATCCGGCGTTGGCGTTTACAGCAGTCCCTTGGTCGGACCTATGAACGACGCGCCGATCTTCTGGAAAGCCGCTCGCTTTCTGGAGAAGAGAAGAAGCTGCTCGAGGAATACATCCGCGAGCGGGACGATAGTTAA
- the rpsP gene encoding 30S ribosomal protein S16, translated as MLTIRLALGGSKKRPFYHLTVTDSRNPRDGSHKEQVGFFNPVARGQEIRLSVNQERVAYWLSVGAQPSERVAQLLKESAKAAA; from the coding sequence ATGCTAACAATCCGTCTTGCCCTTGGCGGCTCCAAAAAGCGCCCGTTTTACCACCTGACCGTAACCGACTCCCGCAACCCGCGTGACGGTTCCCACAAAGAACAGGTTGGTTTCTTCAACCCTGTTGCCCGTGGTCAGGAAATTCGTCTGTCCGTGAACCAAGAGCGCGTAGCCTACTGGCTGAGCGTTGGTGCACAGCCATCTGAGCGTGTTGCTCAGTTGCTGAAGGAATCGGCTAAGGCTGCGGCCTGA
- a CDS encoding acyl-CoA thioesterase yields the protein MTSREQEIERRTELSVTRVTKAVFPPTTNHHNTLFGGTALAWMDEVSFITATRFCRLPLVTVSTDRIDFNHAIAAGSIVELVGRVIKVGNTSLKVEVEVFVESMSCDGREKAIHGQFSFVAIDDDKRPVPVLPGFAA from the coding sequence ATGACATCTCGCGAGCAAGAAATCGAACGCCGTACCGAACTCTCGGTGACCCGCGTGACCAAGGCTGTTTTCCCGCCGACGACCAACCACCACAACACCCTGTTCGGCGGCACTGCGCTGGCCTGGATGGACGAAGTGTCCTTCATCACTGCCACACGGTTTTGCCGTTTGCCGCTGGTGACGGTGTCGACCGATCGCATCGACTTCAATCACGCGATTGCTGCCGGTTCCATCGTCGAACTGGTCGGTCGAGTGATTAAAGTCGGTAATACCAGCCTCAAGGTCGAGGTGGAGGTCTTCGTTGAAAGCATGAGCTGCGATGGTCGCGAAAAGGCGATTCACGGGCAGTTCAGCTTCGTCGCGATTGATGACGACAAGCGCCCGGTGCCGGTGTTGCCAGGTTTTGCCGCCTGA
- the dsbC gene encoding bifunctional protein-disulfide isomerase/oxidoreductase DsbC, with protein MRLTQIFAAAAIALVSTFAVADDAADKAIRQSLENLQLDVPVDTITASPLPGLYEVKLKGSRVLYASADGQYIVQGNMFQLKDGKPVNLTEKTERLGISKLINGIPVAETVVYPAVGETKSHITVFTDTTCPYCHKLHAEVPELNKRGIEVRYVAFPRQGLGSPGDEQLQAVWCSKDKKAAMDKMVDGKEIKAAKCDNPVSRQFALGQSIGVNGTPAIVLADGQVIPGYQPAPQVAKLALGAK; from the coding sequence ATGCGTCTGACCCAGATTTTCGCCGCCGCAGCCATTGCGTTGGTCAGCACCTTTGCCGTCGCCGATGACGCGGCTGACAAAGCCATCCGCCAGAGCCTGGAAAACCTCCAGCTCGACGTTCCGGTGGACACCATCACCGCCAGCCCGCTGCCGGGCCTTTACGAAGTCAAGCTCAAGGGCAGCCGTGTGCTCTACGCCAGCGCCGATGGCCAGTACATCGTTCAGGGCAACATGTTCCAGCTCAAGGACGGCAAACCGGTCAACCTGACCGAGAAAACCGAACGACTGGGCATTTCCAAACTGATCAACGGGATTCCGGTCGCCGAGACCGTCGTCTATCCGGCCGTGGGTGAAACCAAGTCGCACATCACCGTATTCACCGACACTACGTGCCCGTATTGCCACAAGTTGCACGCCGAAGTGCCGGAGCTGAACAAGCGCGGCATCGAAGTGCGTTACGTGGCGTTCCCGCGTCAGGGGCTGGGCTCGCCGGGTGACGAACAGCTGCAAGCCGTGTGGTGCTCGAAAGACAAGAAAGCCGCCATGGACAAAATGGTCGATGGCAAGGAAATCAAGGCCGCCAAGTGCGATAACCCGGTTTCCAGGCAGTTCGCCCTCGGTCAGTCGATTGGCGTGAACGGCACGCCGGCCATCGTTTTGGCTGACGGACAAGTCATTCCGGGCTACCAGCCTGCGCCACAAGTCGCCAAACTGGCGCTGGGCGCGAAGTAA
- the xerD gene encoding site-specific tyrosine recombinase XerD produces MSAIDHPLIDQFLDALWLEKGLSDNTRDAYRSDLALFNGWLQEKNLELINAGRELILDHLAWRLEQNYKPRSTARFLSGVRGFYRYLLREKLISVDPTLRVDMPQLGRPLPKSLSEADVEALLKAPDLSEAIGQRDRAMLEVLYACGLRVTELISLTLEQVNLRQGVLRVMGKGSKERLVPMGEEAIVWVERYLRDGRGELLGGRPSDVLFPSQRGEQMTRQTFWHRIKHQAKVAGIGKSLSPHTLRHAFATHLLNHGADLRVVQMLLGHSDLSTTQIYTHVARARLQDLHAKHHPRG; encoded by the coding sequence ATGTCCGCCATCGACCACCCGCTGATTGACCAGTTTCTCGACGCCTTATGGTTGGAAAAAGGTCTTTCCGACAATACTCGCGACGCCTATCGCAGTGATCTCGCATTGTTCAACGGCTGGCTGCAGGAGAAAAATCTCGAGCTGATCAACGCCGGTCGTGAGTTGATCCTCGATCACCTGGCCTGGCGTCTGGAACAAAACTACAAACCCCGTTCCACCGCGCGATTCCTCTCCGGTGTGCGTGGCTTTTATCGCTACCTGTTGCGGGAAAAACTGATTTCGGTCGATCCGACCTTGCGCGTGGATATGCCGCAACTCGGTCGGCCATTGCCCAAATCACTTTCGGAAGCCGACGTCGAAGCGTTGCTCAAGGCTCCAGACCTGAGTGAAGCCATCGGCCAGCGTGACCGCGCCATGCTCGAAGTCCTTTATGCCTGCGGCCTGCGCGTGACCGAGCTGATCAGCCTGACCCTGGAACAGGTCAATCTGCGTCAGGGCGTGTTGCGGGTGATGGGCAAGGGCAGCAAGGAACGGCTGGTGCCGATGGGCGAGGAAGCGATTGTCTGGGTTGAGCGTTACCTGCGCGATGGCCGCGGCGAGCTGCTCGGCGGGCGTCCCAGCGATGTGTTGTTTCCCAGCCAGCGCGGCGAACAGATGACTCGCCAGACCTTCTGGCACCGCATCAAGCATCAGGCCAAGGTCGCCGGGATCGGCAAGTCGCTGTCGCCGCATACTCTGCGTCACGCGTTTGCCACACACTTGCTCAACCATGGCGCCGACTTGCGGGTGGTGCAGATGTTGCTGGGTCACAGCGACCTGTCGACCACACAGATCTACACTCACGTCGCCCGGGCGCGGTTGCAGGATCTGCATGCCAAACATCACCCGCGAGGCTGA
- a CDS encoding transporter substrate-binding domain-containing protein, with product MRFFSGLKPALCWLFLLGGFGLSQWTEAAHLAKHADAVETVQLIELDERERQWIRDNPRVTVASVQYPLYLFQDEHGQWSGLNNDVLKHISAMTGLQFVHQESFSTDHMLERLQSGEADISTTLAMNEERKAFLDFSHAFGGAGWVFVGHSGEPAIQSLEALARRVLVLPARHALEDSIRRDYPLIQIRSVKTYAEARALVESGEAYATIENEIGAQLFPSGLLRVGGLVEGKWEADHLAVRKGLPELVSILNKALGAFSAAELRAMRLKWLDGVSPAPAPSIGSLLIKWGCWAMGGLGLFGLLPLLWNRRLAAEIKQRRAVEQDLGDQLAFQHALIDAMPDPVFVRDLQGRLIMSNRSYEDALSVRQEQVKGRMLFEFDALPQATALMLHDEFMAQLGTRKTRFSKRQLLFKGGPRQIYQWTVPFYSADGKLRGLLGGWTDITQRRKESGCRCLH from the coding sequence ATGCGGTTTTTTTCAGGATTGAAACCAGCCCTGTGCTGGTTGTTTTTATTGGGGGGCTTCGGGTTGTCGCAATGGACCGAAGCAGCCCATCTGGCGAAGCATGCCGATGCGGTGGAGACGGTTCAGCTCATCGAGCTGGATGAGCGTGAGCGTCAGTGGATTCGGGATAACCCCCGGGTGACCGTCGCGTCGGTGCAATACCCGTTGTATCTGTTTCAGGACGAACATGGCCAGTGGAGCGGTTTGAACAACGATGTGCTCAAACACATCAGCGCCATGACCGGACTGCAGTTCGTCCATCAGGAGTCGTTTTCCACCGATCACATGCTGGAACGGCTCCAGAGTGGCGAGGCCGACATCAGTACGACGCTGGCAATGAACGAAGAACGCAAGGCGTTTCTGGATTTCAGTCACGCGTTCGGCGGTGCCGGCTGGGTGTTCGTCGGTCATTCGGGCGAACCGGCGATACAGTCGCTCGAAGCGCTTGCCAGGCGGGTGCTGGTGTTGCCAGCCCGCCATGCGCTGGAGGACAGCATTCGACGCGACTACCCTTTGATCCAGATCCGTTCGGTCAAGACCTATGCCGAGGCGCGGGCGCTGGTCGAGAGTGGCGAGGCCTACGCCACCATCGAGAACGAGATCGGCGCTCAGCTGTTTCCCTCCGGCCTGCTCAGGGTCGGGGGGCTCGTGGAGGGCAAGTGGGAGGCCGATCATCTGGCGGTACGCAAAGGGCTGCCTGAGCTGGTGAGCATCCTCAATAAGGCATTGGGCGCTTTCTCCGCGGCAGAGCTGCGTGCCATGCGCCTGAAATGGCTGGACGGCGTTTCTCCTGCGCCGGCACCTTCGATCGGCTCGCTCCTGATCAAGTGGGGGTGCTGGGCGATGGGCGGGCTCGGCTTGTTCGGACTATTGCCCTTGCTGTGGAACCGCCGGCTGGCGGCTGAAATAAAACAGCGACGCGCGGTCGAGCAGGATCTGGGTGATCAACTGGCCTTTCAACATGCATTGATCGATGCGATGCCTGACCCCGTGTTCGTTCGTGATCTGCAGGGCCGGTTGATCATGTCCAACCGTAGTTATGAAGATGCGCTGTCGGTCCGGCAGGAGCAGGTGAAGGGCCGGATGTTGTTCGAGTTCGATGCGCTTCCACAGGCCACGGCATTGATGCTGCACGACGAATTCATGGCGCAGCTGGGCACCCGTAAAACGCGCTTCAGCAAGCGGCAGCTGTTGTTCAAGGGCGGGCCTCGTCAGATCTATCAGTGGACGGTGCCGTTTTACAGCGCCGATGGAAAGTTGCGTGGCCTGCTCGGAGGCTGGACGGACATCACCCAGCGGCGGAAAGAGAGCGGGTGTCGATGTCTGCATTGA
- a CDS encoding DUF3509 domain-containing protein: MESISLLLGEALSPYQVTLTPRGRHGECLVTLKNGSGAIVVEREFNQAQLNDKRQLTDVVDGLHRDILIAEGRLEPCVIAALRNAARDKHPTL, from the coding sequence ATGGAAAGTATCAGTCTATTGCTCGGTGAGGCTCTGAGCCCGTATCAGGTGACGTTGACCCCTCGGGGGCGCCACGGCGAATGCCTGGTGACCTTGAAGAACGGCAGCGGCGCGATCGTGGTGGAGCGAGAATTCAATCAGGCGCAATTGAACGACAAACGCCAACTCACGGATGTGGTTGACGGCTTGCACCGTGACATCCTGATTGCCGAAGGCCGGCTGGAACCCTGTGTCATCGCCGCGTTGCGAAACGCAGCCCGCGACAAGCACCCGACCCTCTGA
- a CDS encoding homoserine dehydrogenase, with translation MKPVKVGICGLGTVGGGTFNVLQRNAEEIARRAGRGIEVAQIAMRTPKPQFQTTGIAITNDVFEVATNPEIDIVIELMGGYTVARELVLKAIENGKHVVTANKALIAVHGNEIFAKAREKGVIVAFEAAVAGGIPVIKAIREGLSANRINWVAGIINGTGNFILTEMREKGRTFEDVLAEAQALGYAEADPTFDVEGIDAAHKLTILASIAFGVPLQFDKAYTEGITKLTTADVNYAEALGYRIKHLGVARSTAAGIELRVHPTLIPADRLIANVNGVMNAVMVNGDAAGSTLFYGAGAGMEPTASSVIADLVDVVRAMTSDPENRVPHLAFQPDSLSAHPILPIEACESAYYLRIQAKDHPGVLAQVASILSERGINIESIMQKEVEEHDGLVPMILLTHRVLEQHINDAIAALEALAGVVGPVVRIRVEHLN, from the coding sequence GTGAAACCGGTCAAAGTAGGCATCTGTGGGTTAGGGACCGTCGGTGGCGGTACCTTCAACGTACTTCAGCGTAACGCCGAGGAAATTGCTCGTCGTGCCGGGCGTGGAATCGAAGTGGCACAAATTGCCATGCGCACGCCAAAGCCTCAGTTCCAGACGACCGGTATTGCGATTACCAACGATGTCTTCGAAGTGGCCACGAACCCTGAGATCGACATCGTCATAGAGCTGATGGGCGGCTACACCGTTGCCCGCGAGCTGGTACTCAAGGCCATCGAGAATGGCAAGCATGTGGTCACCGCGAACAAGGCTCTGATTGCCGTTCACGGTAATGAAATTTTCGCCAAGGCCCGCGAGAAAGGCGTGATCGTGGCATTCGAAGCGGCGGTAGCCGGCGGCATTCCGGTGATCAAGGCGATCCGTGAAGGCCTGTCTGCCAACCGTATCAACTGGGTCGCCGGCATCATCAACGGCACCGGCAACTTCATCCTCACCGAAATGCGCGAGAAGGGTCGCACCTTCGAGGACGTACTGGCCGAGGCGCAAGCGCTGGGCTACGCCGAAGCCGATCCGACCTTCGATGTCGAAGGCATCGACGCCGCGCACAAGCTGACAATCCTGGCGTCCATCGCATTCGGTGTCCCGCTGCAGTTCGACAAGGCCTACACCGAAGGCATCACCAAGCTGACTACCGCCGACGTGAACTATGCCGAAGCGCTGGGTTACCGCATCAAGCACCTGGGCGTGGCACGCAGCACGGCGGCCGGCATCGAGTTGCGCGTACACCCGACGCTGATCCCGGCCGATCGTCTGATCGCCAACGTCAACGGCGTGATGAACGCGGTGATGGTCAACGGTGACGCTGCCGGTTCGACCCTGTTCTACGGCGCTGGCGCCGGCATGGAGCCGACCGCTTCGTCGGTGATCGCCGATCTGGTGGACGTGGTTCGCGCCATGACCAGCGATCCGGAAAACCGCGTGCCGCACCTGGCCTTCCAGCCGGACTCGCTGTCGGCCCATCCGATTCTGCCGATCGAAGCCTGCGAAAGCGCCTACTACCTGCGCATTCAGGCCAAGGACCACCCGGGCGTACTCGCTCAGGTGGCGAGCATCCTCTCGGAGCGCGGCATCAACATCGAGTCGATCATGCAGAAGGAAGTCGAGGAACACGACGGCCTGGTGCCGATGATCCTGCTGACCCACCGCGTGCTGGAACAGCACATCAACGATGCGATCGCCGCCCTCGAAGCGCTGGCGGGTGTGGTCGGTCCGGTTGTGCGGATCCGCGTCGAGCACTTGAACTAA
- the thrC gene encoding threonine synthase, whose translation MRYISTRGQAPALNFEDVLLAGLATDGGLYVPENLPRFTQEEIASWAGLPYHELAFRVMRPFVTGSIPDADFKKILEETYGVFSHNAVAPLRQLNGNEWVLELFHGPTLAFKDFALQLLGRLLDYVLEKRGERVVIVGATSGDTGSAAIEGCKHCENVDIFILHPHNRVSEVQRRQMTTIVGENIHNIAIEGNFDDCQEMVKASFADQSFLKGTRLVAVNSINWARIMAQIVYYFHAALQLGGPARSVSFSVPTGNFGDIFAGYLARNMGLPINQLIVATNRNDILHRFMSGNQYVKETLHATLSPSMDIMVSSNFERLLFDLHGRNGAAIAGLMDSFKQGGGFSVEQERWTEARKLFDSLAVDDAQTCETIAEVYEQTGEVLDPHTAIGVKAARECRRSLDIPMVILGTAHPVKFPDAVEKAGVGKALELPAHLSDLFEREERCTVLPNELKAVQAFVSQHGNRGKPL comes from the coding sequence ATGCGTTACATCAGTACCCGCGGCCAGGCACCGGCCCTGAATTTCGAAGACGTCCTGCTGGCCGGTCTCGCCACCGACGGCGGTCTGTACGTCCCGGAAAACCTGCCACGTTTCACCCAGGAAGAAATCGCTTCCTGGGCCGGCCTGCCGTATCACGAGCTGGCTTTTCGCGTCATGCGCCCGTTCGTCACCGGCAGCATTCCTGACGCCGATTTCAAAAAGATTCTTGAAGAGACCTACGGTGTGTTTTCGCACAACGCCGTTGCGCCGCTGCGTCAGCTGAACGGCAACGAATGGGTGCTGGAGCTGTTCCACGGCCCGACCCTGGCGTTCAAGGACTTTGCCCTGCAACTGCTCGGCCGTCTGCTCGACTACGTGCTGGAAAAGCGCGGCGAGCGCGTGGTGATCGTCGGTGCCACCTCCGGTGACACCGGTTCGGCCGCCATCGAAGGCTGCAAGCACTGCGAAAACGTCGACATCTTCATCCTGCACCCGCACAACCGTGTGTCCGAAGTGCAGCGTCGGCAGATGACCACCATTGTCGGTGAGAACATCCACAACATTGCCATTGAAGGCAACTTCGACGACTGCCAGGAAATGGTCAAGGCCAGCTTCGCCGACCAGAGCTTCCTCAAGGGCACCCGTCTGGTTGCAGTGAACTCGATCAACTGGGCGCGGATCATGGCGCAGATCGTTTACTACTTCCACGCAGCCCTGCAATTGGGTGGCCCGGCGCGTTCGGTGTCGTTCTCTGTGCCGACCGGCAACTTCGGCGATATCTTCGCCGGCTACCTGGCGCGCAACATGGGCCTGCCGATCAATCAACTGATTGTCGCCACCAACCGCAACGACATCCTGCACCGCTTCATGAGCGGCAACCAGTACGTCAAGGAAACCCTGCACGCCACGCTGTCGCCATCGATGGACATCATGGTCTCGTCCAACTTCGAACGCCTGCTGTTCGACCTGCACGGTCGCAACGGCGCGGCGATTGCCGGTCTGATGGATTCGTTCAAACAGGGCGGCGGTTTCAGCGTCGAACAGGAACGCTGGACCGAAGCACGCAAGCTGTTCGATTCGCTGGCCGTCGACGATGCGCAAACCTGCGAAACCATCGCCGAAGTCTACGAGCAGACCGGTGAGGTGCTGGATCCACACACCGCCATCGGCGTGAAAGCCGCCCGCGAATGCCGCCGCAGCCTGGACATCCCGATGGTGATTCTGGGCACGGCGCATCCGGTCAAGTTCCCGGACGCAGTGGAGAAAGCCGGTGTAGGAAAAGCTCTCGAACTACCTGCACATCTTTCTGATTTGTTTGAGAGAGAAGAGCGCTGCACTGTGTTGCCGAACGAGCTCAAAGCCGTGCAGGCCTTTGTCAGCCAGCATGGCAACCGCGGCAAGCCTCTTTAA
- the rplS gene encoding 50S ribosomal protein L19, which translates to MTNKIILALEAEQMTKEIPAFAPGDTIVVQVKVKEGDRSRLQAFEGVVIAKRNRGVNSAFTVRKISNGVGVERTFQTYSPQIDSMAVKRRGDVRKAKLYYLRDLSGKAARIKEKLA; encoded by the coding sequence ATGACCAACAAAATCATCCTTGCACTCGAAGCAGAGCAGATGACCAAAGAAATCCCTGCCTTTGCCCCAGGCGACACCATTGTCGTTCAGGTGAAAGTGAAGGAAGGCGATCGTTCCCGTCTGCAAGCGTTCGAAGGCGTTGTAATCGCCAAGCGTAACCGCGGCGTGAACAGTGCGTTCACCGTTCGTAAAATCTCCAACGGTGTTGGCGTAGAACGCACTTTCCAGACCTACTCCCCGCAGATCGACAGCATGGCTGTCAAACGTCGCGGTGACGTACGTAAAGCCAAGCTGTACTACCTGCGCGACCTGTCGGGTAAAGCAGCTCGCATCAAGGAAAAACTGGCTTAA
- the rimM gene encoding ribosome maturation factor RimM (Essential for efficient processing of 16S rRNA) → MNATPAVADDLIVIGKIYSVHGVRGEVKVYSFTDPTENLLQYKTWTLKREGNVKQVELVSGRGSDKFLVAKLKGLDDREEARLLAGYEICVPRSLFAELTEGEYYWYQLEGLKVIDTLGQLLGKIDHLLETGANDVMVVKPCAGSLDDRERLLPYTEQCVLAVDLAAGEMKVDWDADF, encoded by the coding sequence ATGAACGCGACGCCTGCTGTTGCCGATGATTTGATCGTTATTGGCAAAATTTATTCTGTTCACGGCGTTCGCGGCGAAGTGAAGGTTTATTCCTTTACTGATCCGACTGAAAACCTGTTGCAGTACAAAACCTGGACGCTAAAGCGCGAAGGCAATGTCAAACAGGTCGAGCTGGTCAGTGGACGCGGGAGCGACAAGTTCCTGGTCGCAAAGCTCAAGGGTCTTGATGATCGTGAAGAAGCTCGTCTTCTGGCCGGTTACGAGATCTGCGTGCCGCGCAGCCTGTTCGCTGAATTGACCGAAGGCGAGTACTACTGGTACCAGCTGGAAGGTCTGAAGGTCATCGATACGCTTGGGCAACTGCTCGGGAAAATCGATCATCTTCTGGAAACCGGCGCCAATGATGTAATGGTAGTCAAGCCTTGCGCTGGCAGCCTGGATGATCGCGAACGCCTGTTGCCCTATACGGAGCAATGCGTGTTGGCAGTCGACCTCGCAGCGGGCGAGATGAAGGTGGATTGGGACGCGGACTTCTAA
- a CDS encoding DNA-binding protein has protein sequence MRSLKILILEPNPFQLMALHQMLNAIGIYDVLTAPSLGSAKRSLERRGAVDITLCNPQLQSGDGLALIRYLADRQDARAMILLGAVAPSLLEDLETLLGEQRITLLGCLHTPVSAVLMRSLLDTYMALPRHSVDA, from the coding sequence ATGCGCTCGCTCAAGATCCTGATTCTAGAACCCAATCCGTTCCAGCTGATGGCGTTGCACCAGATGCTCAACGCCATCGGTATCTACGATGTGTTGACGGCGCCGTCGCTGGGTTCGGCAAAGCGCTCATTGGAGCGTCGCGGGGCCGTCGACATCACCCTGTGCAATCCACAATTGCAGAGCGGTGACGGGTTAGCGCTGATCCGGTATCTGGCCGACCGGCAGGACGCGCGGGCGATGATTCTGCTGGGCGCCGTGGCACCCAGTCTGCTGGAGGATCTGGAAACCTTGCTGGGCGAGCAGCGGATCACCTTGCTTGGCTGCCTGCACACGCCGGTCTCGGCGGTATTGATGAGGTCACTGCTGGATACTTACATGGCGCTTCCCCGGCACTCCGTCGACGCCTGA
- the ffh gene encoding signal recognition particle protein, with the protein MFENLTDRLSQTLRHVTGKAKLTEDNIKDTLREVRMALLEADVALPVVKDFVSSVKERAVGTEVSRSLTPGQAFVKIVQAELESLMGAANEDLNLSAVPPAVILMAGLQGAGKTTTAGKLARFLKERKKKSVMVVSADIYRPAAIKQLETLANDIGVTFFPSDLSQKPVDIANAAIKEAKLKFIDVVIVDTAGRLHIDEEMMGEIKALHAAINPVETLFVVDAMTGQDAANTAKAFGDALPLTGVILTKVDGDARGGAALSVRAITGKPIKFIGMGEKSEALDPFHPERIASRILGMGDVLSLIEQAEATLDKDKADKLAKKLKKGKGFDLEDFRDQLQQMKNMGGLGGLMDKLPSIGGVNLSQMGNAQSAAEKQFKQMEAIINSMTPAERRDPELISGSRKRRIAMGSGTQVQDIGRLIKQHKQMQKMMKKFSAKGGMAKMMRGMGGMLPGGGMPKL; encoded by the coding sequence ATGTTTGAAAACTTAACCGACCGTCTCTCGCAGACGCTGCGCCATGTCACCGGCAAGGCGAAACTGACTGAAGACAACATTAAAGACACCTTGCGCGAAGTGCGCATGGCGTTGCTTGAGGCCGATGTCGCCCTGCCGGTGGTCAAGGACTTCGTCAGCTCGGTCAAGGAACGCGCTGTCGGCACCGAGGTGTCGCGCAGCCTGACGCCGGGCCAGGCGTTCGTGAAGATCGTCCAGGCCGAACTCGAAAGCCTGATGGGCGCGGCCAACGAAGACTTGAACCTGAGTGCCGTGCCGCCCGCCGTCATCCTGATGGCCGGTCTGCAGGGCGCGGGTAAAACCACCACCGCCGGCAAACTGGCGCGCTTCCTTAAAGAGCGCAAGAAGAAGTCGGTCATGGTCGTGTCGGCGGACATCTATCGTCCTGCCGCTATCAAACAGCTGGAAACCCTGGCCAACGACATTGGCGTGACGTTTTTCCCGTCCGACCTGAGCCAGAAGCCGGTCGACATCGCCAATGCGGCTATTAAAGAAGCAAAACTGAAATTCATCGACGTGGTCATCGTCGATACCGCCGGTCGTCTGCACATCGACGAAGAGATGATGGGCGAGATCAAGGCGCTGCACGCCGCGATCAACCCGGTCGAAACCCTGTTCGTGGTCGATGCCATGACCGGTCAGGACGCCGCCAACACGGCCAAGGCCTTCGGCGATGCACTGCCGCTGACCGGCGTGATCCTGACCAAGGTCGACGGTGATGCCCGTGGCGGTGCTGCGCTGTCCGTTCGCGCGATCACCGGCAAGCCGATCAAGTTCATTGGTATGGGCGAGAAGAGCGAAGCGCTCGATCCGTTCCATCCTGAGCGGATCGCCTCGCGGATCCTCGGCATGGGCGACGTGCTCAGCCTGATCGAGCAGGCTGAAGCGACCCTCGACAAGGACAAGGCCGACAAACTGGCCAAGAAGCTGAAGAAGGGCAAGGGCTTCGACCTCGAAGACTTCCGCGATCAGCTGCAACAGATGAAGAACATGGGCGGCCTCGGCGGGCTCATGGACAAGCTGCCGAGCATCGGCGGCGTCAACCTGTCGCAGATGGGCAACGCCCAGAGCGCGGCAGAAAAGCAGTTCAAGCAGATGGAAGCCATCATCAACTCCATGACCCCGGCCGAGCGCCGCGACCCTGAGCTGATCAGCGGTTCGCGCAAGCGTCGGATTGCCATGGGTTCCGGCACCCAAGTGCAGGACATCGGTCGCTTGATCAAGCAGCACAAGCAGATGCAGAAAATGATGAAGAAGTTCTCCGCCAAGGGCGGAATGGCGAAAATGATGCGCGGCATGGGCGGAATGTTGCCCGGCGGCGGCATGCCGAAACTGTAA